In one window of Kiritimatiellia bacterium DNA:
- a CDS encoding hemolysin family protein, with the protein MMWAVDIVLFIALLAASAFNSSAETLFFSLDPLHVRRIVSARPSIERGLRELLAEPRRLLSSVLILNVLVNIAASAVFYRMMRRVWPESAEALSIVAMTAILLVFGEFGPKQAAMVLGPRLVPAYIGPVRWAISLAAPLRAALEWATARVEPWLRPDRPGLTGAEFRSLVEISQQQGVLDEEEFSLIKAIISLETMTAADAMTPRVDLKGINLDDPAQDPVAVARASRRHFLPLFRGTLDQIEGLLDVRRFLLDPAHSLEAARLPPMYVPENLRLNRLLADFQSSGRRVAVVVDEFGGTSGLITRGDILERITGEIYQEMSRPRPVFQEAGPNRWLVDATLSLEDLNRKLGVQLSADGADRLAGWVSAHAGHLPQPNEVVEAQGVRVTVLQAERRRVTLAHIEKLPESSGSGESAR; encoded by the coding sequence ATGATGTGGGCGGTCGACATCGTGCTGTTCATCGCGCTGCTGGCGGCGTCGGCGTTCAATTCGTCGGCGGAGACGCTGTTTTTTTCGCTCGACCCGCTCCACGTCCGCCGGATCGTCAGCGCCCGGCCCTCGATTGAGCGGGGACTTCGGGAGCTGCTCGCGGAGCCCCGGCGGCTGCTGTCGTCGGTGCTGATTCTGAACGTGCTGGTGAACATTGCCGCGTCCGCGGTGTTTTACCGGATGATGCGGCGGGTGTGGCCGGAGTCGGCCGAGGCGCTGAGCATCGTTGCGATGACGGCGATCTTGCTGGTGTTCGGGGAATTCGGACCGAAGCAGGCGGCAATGGTGCTGGGGCCGCGGCTGGTGCCGGCGTACATCGGACCGGTGCGTTGGGCAATTTCGCTTGCCGCGCCGCTGCGAGCCGCGCTCGAGTGGGCGACCGCGCGGGTCGAACCCTGGCTGCGGCCCGACCGGCCGGGACTGACGGGCGCCGAGTTTCGAAGTTTGGTGGAGATCAGCCAACAGCAGGGCGTGCTGGACGAGGAGGAGTTCTCGCTGATCAAGGCGATCATCAGTCTGGAGACGATGACCGCCGCGGACGCGATGACGCCACGGGTGGATCTCAAGGGCATCAATCTCGACGATCCCGCGCAGGACCCGGTCGCGGTGGCACGGGCGTCGCGGCGGCACTTTCTGCCGTTGTTTCGCGGCACGCTGGATCAGATCGAGGGGCTGCTGGACGTGCGTCGGTTTCTGCTGGATCCCGCACATTCCCTGGAGGCCGCCCGGCTGCCGCCGATGTACGTGCCGGAGAATCTGCGGTTGAACCGTCTGCTCGCGGACTTCCAGAGCAGCGGCCGGCGGGTGGCGGTGGTGGTGGACGAGTTCGGCGGCACTTCCGGGCTGATCACGCGCGGCGACATCCTCGAGCGGATCACCGGCGAGATTTACCAGGAGATGAGCCGGCCGCGGCCGGTGTTCCAGGAGGCGGGGCCAAACCGGTGGCTGGTGGATGCGACCCTGAGCCTGGAAGATCTGAACCGCAAGCTCGGCGTGCAGCTGAGTGCGGACGGCGCGGACCGGCTGGCGGGGTGGGTATCCGCGCACGCGGGCCACCTGCCACAGCCCAACGAGGTGGTTGAGGCGCAGGGAGTGCGGGTGACGGTGCTGCAGGCGGAGCGCCGGCGGGTGACCCTCGCGCACATCG
- a CDS encoding divalent-cation tolerance protein CutA, translating to MKTLWVYITVPDVATGRRLAERWVEERRIACANIVPRIEAIYRWKGRLERGREAALIVKTTTRRWRALLDAVRRDHPYECPCVLALEVSRGAAPFLGWIAAETGASAGVRARRCSAE from the coding sequence ATGAAGACGCTGTGGGTGTACATCACTGTGCCGGACGTTGCGACCGGGCGCCGCCTAGCGGAGCGCTGGGTCGAGGAGCGGCGCATTGCGTGCGCGAACATCGTGCCGCGGATCGAGGCGATCTATCGGTGGAAGGGGCGGCTTGAGCGCGGGCGAGAGGCGGCACTGATCGTAAAGACGACGACGCGCCGCTGGCGTGCGCTGCTGGACGCGGTGCGCCGGGACCATCCGTACGAGTGTCCGTGTGTGCTGGCGTTGGAGGTCTCGCGTGGCGCGGCGCCGTTTCTGGGGTGGATTGCCGCGGAGACTGGCGCTTCCGCTGGCGTCCGTGCGCGGCGGTGCAGCGCCGAATGA
- a CDS encoding sulfatase-like hydrolase/transferase, translated as MARDSGRPLIAGLAAMAGLALGAVGAPPAEDGRPDIVLLAASGWRAEFPGRDENPERWMPAVASLAARGLRFRNAYTVSSAPAFAEASLLSGLYPSVIPSPQRAFPVPLAAAPFLPRRFREAGWYTVHIGAWRLGLPPERVGFEAAALAFGRGGADAGVRVCRFDGRVEQMGCHADDWIAEQAAETLMRSARPLFLVVIWQGPAGEPAWGEGGGPLPVLWDDELIGRPAYLPTGLHRARARAAGATNAAGAARVAAGYREALRALDRRIGRVLAALESRRSGRPVCVLLTSLHGWLAGEHGLIGAGLPYEPSIRVPLILVAPQVRGGEDERWALTVDVAPTLAALAGLAPAAPCHGRPLWPPAPDWREGILHELPAPREGARAAWCWREGPLKYVRSEMPGEPGALASEELYDLAADPFETNNLAIDRRRQGQIGALAGALRRAQCTIELDRRRLAGPDERPAKKEVMMRAR; from the coding sequence ATGGCGCGTGATTCCGGCCGGCCCCTGATCGCCGGACTGGCTGCGATGGCCGGTCTCGCGCTGGGGGCGGTGGGGGCACCGCCGGCAGAGGACGGTCGGCCGGACATCGTTCTGCTGGCGGCCAGCGGCTGGCGTGCGGAATTTCCCGGCCGGGACGAGAATCCGGAGCGATGGATGCCCGCCGTCGCATCGCTCGCGGCGCGCGGGTTGCGATTTCGAAACGCGTACACGGTCTCCTCCGCGCCAGCCTTCGCGGAAGCGTCGCTGCTGTCGGGGCTGTATCCGAGTGTGATTCCATCGCCGCAGCGCGCGTTTCCGGTACCCCTGGCCGCCGCGCCGTTTTTGCCCCGGCGGTTTCGAGAGGCGGGATGGTACACGGTGCACATTGGCGCATGGCGACTCGGTTTGCCGCCCGAGCGGGTGGGATTTGAAGCGGCGGCGCTCGCGTTCGGACGGGGGGGCGCGGATGCCGGAGTACGCGTGTGCCGGTTCGATGGTCGCGTAGAGCAGATGGGGTGCCATGCAGACGACTGGATTGCGGAGCAGGCCGCCGAAACGTTGATGCGCAGCGCGCGGCCCTTGTTCCTCGTTGTGATCTGGCAGGGGCCGGCGGGCGAACCGGCGTGGGGGGAGGGTGGGGGACCGCTGCCCGTTCTTTGGGATGACGAACTGATCGGCCGGCCGGCGTATTTGCCGACGGGGCTTCACCGCGCGCGCGCACGCGCGGCGGGCGCAACCAACGCAGCCGGCGCGGCGCGAGTGGCGGCGGGCTACCGCGAAGCGCTCCGAGCACTGGATCGGCGCATCGGCCGCGTATTGGCCGCGCTGGAATCCAGGCGGAGCGGGCGGCCGGTGTGCGTGCTGCTGACCAGTTTGCACGGCTGGCTCGCCGGAGAACACGGACTGATTGGCGCCGGCCTGCCGTACGAACCGTCGATTCGGGTGCCACTGATCCTGGTGGCGCCGCAAGTGCGAGGCGGCGAGGATGAGCGCTGGGCGTTGACGGTGGACGTGGCCCCGACGCTGGCGGCGCTGGCCGGGTTGGCGCCGGCCGCCCCCTGCCACGGTCGGCCGTTATGGCCGCCTGCGCCGGACTGGCGGGAGGGGATTTTGCACGAGCTGCCCGCCCCGCGTGAGGGCGCCCGCGCAGCGTGGTGCTGGCGGGAGGGACCGCTGAAATATGTACGAAGCGAGATGCCGGGTGAGCCGGGTGCGCTCGCGTCGGAAGAATTGTATGACCTGGCTGCGGATCCGTTTGAAACGAACAATCTTGCGATCGACCGTCGTCGGCAGGGGCAGATCGGCGCGCTGGCGGGTGCGTTGCGTCGCGCGCAGTGCACGATCGAGCTCGATCGCCGCCGGTTGGCTGGGCCAGATGAGCGGCCGGCGAAGAAAGAGGTTATGATGCGGGCGCGATGA